A genomic segment from Gemmatimonadaceae bacterium encodes:
- a CDS encoding M48 family metallopeptidase produces MRTIVFHDVVRLGLLAALVSTMAACEVSQEQEVALGDQTAQEVSAQLPIVEDPYIAGYIAELGDTIAKLTRRNDLQWHFYVVNSHQVNAFALPGGYIYINRGLIEATDQMYELAGVLGHEIGHIIQRHSVKQMQNQQKIGVVATLACTLTSFCDNGLGQAAINIGGSAVVARHSRQDEFQADSEAVVNVLRAKIDPAGIPVFFETLMQERRTQPTAVEGWFASHPLEESRVRNSRQLIEATGADQMRGLVRDIQSYREFKRRVASLPEPPRPRRAPGPVDQPR; encoded by the coding sequence ATGCGAACGATCGTGTTTCATGATGTCGTGCGGCTGGGCCTTTTAGCAGCGCTCGTATCGACGATGGCTGCCTGCGAAGTGTCGCAGGAACAGGAAGTAGCGCTCGGTGATCAGACCGCGCAGGAAGTGAGCGCACAGCTGCCGATTGTGGAAGATCCTTACATTGCCGGGTACATCGCGGAGCTCGGGGATACGATCGCCAAGCTTACCCGGCGGAACGACCTCCAGTGGCACTTCTACGTCGTCAACTCCCACCAGGTAAATGCGTTTGCGCTGCCGGGTGGCTACATCTATATCAACCGCGGGCTGATTGAAGCTACAGACCAGATGTACGAGCTGGCGGGAGTTCTCGGGCATGAGATTGGACATATCATCCAGCGGCACTCGGTGAAGCAGATGCAGAACCAGCAGAAGATCGGGGTCGTCGCAACTCTGGCGTGTACCCTGACCAGCTTCTGCGATAACGGGTTAGGCCAGGCCGCGATCAACATCGGAGGTTCCGCGGTGGTGGCCAGACACAGCCGTCAGGACGAATTCCAGGCTGACTCCGAAGCGGTGGTCAACGTGCTGAGAGCGAAGATCGATCCTGCCGGCATACCGGTTTTCTTCGAAACGCTCATGCAGGAAAGGCGCACCCAGCCAACCGCAGTAGAGGGTTGGTTTGCGTCCCATCCGCTCGAGGAATCACGGGTGCGGAATTCGCGGCAGTTAATCGAAGCGACCGGCGCGGACCAGATGCGGGGACTGGTTCGCGATATTCAGAGCTACAGGGAATTCAAGAGGAGAGTCGCAAGTCTTCCGGAACCTCCGCGACCTCGAAGGGCACCGGGTCCGGTCGACCAGCCGCGGTAA
- a CDS encoding hemolysin family protein: protein MNVLALQAAAVPHLDSGDIATRLGIVLFLVALNGFFVASEFGLVAVRRSRIDEMAANGDGGARVVQKALTHLDRYIAGTQLGITFASLALGWVGEPALGAILDGMLSSIGMELPDDRTTHSALSLGLGFFILTFLHIVLGELAPKSLALVNPEGVAKFVARPLIIFSRLMTPFIWLFNGAANWILRLFGINPVSEEQSHSADELRLLVMQARAHGTLDESDSAMLAGVFDFHEKKARDVMRPRTDVVALDIDATEDEVWAVVREERYSRYPVYRESLDDVVGVFLAKDLWLRVEGSDFSLASMLRDPLYVPDSRPAERVLDDLRKTRAHLAVVLDEYGGTAGILTMEDLIEEVMGDISDEYDMAARRSIEANGILELDGTMSLIDVRSDHRVQIPEGDWSTLGGYAFARLGRLPRIGDRVPSPGGELEVIAMDGRRIAALRVHRAPGGTGAKAGDGGQTSA, encoded by the coding sequence ATGAACGTTCTGGCGCTACAGGCAGCGGCTGTCCCGCACCTCGACTCGGGGGATATCGCGACCCGGCTCGGCATTGTCCTGTTCCTCGTGGCGCTGAACGGATTCTTTGTCGCTTCCGAATTCGGGCTGGTTGCTGTAAGACGAAGCCGGATCGACGAGATGGCGGCAAATGGCGACGGTGGCGCGCGCGTTGTGCAGAAAGCGCTGACTCATCTCGATCGTTATATCGCCGGCACGCAGCTTGGAATTACCTTCGCTTCGCTGGCACTGGGGTGGGTTGGTGAGCCAGCGCTGGGGGCAATTCTCGATGGCATGCTCTCGTCGATCGGCATGGAACTGCCTGACGACAGGACAACCCACAGCGCGCTTTCGCTCGGACTCGGGTTTTTTATCCTGACCTTTCTGCACATCGTTCTCGGCGAGCTCGCCCCCAAATCGCTGGCGCTTGTGAATCCGGAGGGTGTCGCGAAGTTCGTGGCGCGTCCGCTGATTATTTTTTCGCGCCTGATGACTCCGTTCATCTGGTTGTTCAACGGAGCGGCGAACTGGATTCTGCGTTTGTTTGGTATCAATCCGGTATCTGAAGAGCAAAGTCACTCTGCGGATGAACTTCGTCTGCTGGTGATGCAGGCCCGGGCGCATGGCACGCTGGACGAATCGGACAGTGCAATGCTCGCCGGCGTCTTCGACTTTCATGAGAAGAAGGCGCGCGACGTGATGCGCCCGCGAACGGATGTCGTCGCGCTTGATATCGACGCCACTGAAGACGAAGTGTGGGCCGTGGTGCGCGAAGAGCGGTATTCGCGATATCCGGTCTATCGCGAATCTCTCGATGACGTAGTCGGGGTTTTCCTCGCAAAGGATCTGTGGCTACGAGTCGAAGGCTCCGATTTTTCGCTCGCAAGCATGCTGCGTGATCCGCTGTATGTGCCAGACAGCCGGCCCGCCGAGCGCGTGCTGGATGATCTGAGAAAGACGCGGGCCCACCTGGCAGTCGTTCTCGACGAATATGGAGGCACCGCCGGCATCCTTACGATGGAAGATCTCATCGAAGAAGTGATGGGCGACATCTCGGACGAATACGACATGGCCGCGCGAAGGTCGATCGAGGCAAATGGCATTCTCGAGCTGGACGGTACCATGTCTCTGATCGATGTTCGTTCCGATCACCGGGTACAGATTCCCGAGGGCGACTGGTCGACGCTCGGCGGGTACGCGTTTGCCCGGCTGGGCCGGCTCCCGCGTATTGGCGATCGGGTGCCATCACCCGGCGGTGAGCTGGAAGTGATCGCGATGGATGGGCGCAGGATAGCGGCATTACGAGTGCACCGCGCGCCCGGAGGAACAGGCGCGAAGGCTGGTGACGGGGGCCAGACATCGGCCTAA
- a CDS encoding zinc-dependent metalloprotease has protein sequence MKVFRTILCVAPLALASACASAPRSPAASARMTTSADSARRFAAKTGGMDRRDGFIPIYLDAKQGKILLDIPRDSMRALMFVGLATGLGSNPIGLDRGAGGDSYVTRFDRNGNSVLVVFENWNYRSSAIDNPAHVRTVMESFPPSTTAALPILAEEGGRFLVDATDFFMRDWNDVAGTLASSNEGSYSVARDRSSIYRAYTRAFPDNSEVDVALTFSTTGRPGQTVASIAPDGRSITLRQHISFVRLPDAGYRPRVLDPRTGFFGITFKDYAQPIQSPLDQRWISRHRLERVNPSDPRSAIKNPIVYYIDRGIPEPVRSATREGALWWTQAFDQAGLKGAFRVEDLPEGVDPLDARYNVVQWENRNERGWSIGGSMGDPRTGEILKAQARMDSHRARTDYNLYAGLMGADAAAADTAFVLARIRQVTAHEIGHTLGIAHNYIASTNERASVMDYPPPRVRLTKGGNIDISTAYGVGAGAYDIFALRWGYGIFPVDTERDSLRSIVADGLKRGMLFLSDADARPDFASDPRTNLWDDAANASEFLRHQMAVRRVAMSRFGERNIRVGEPIALLQERFAPVYLMHRFAINSLAKTVGGMEYSNAIRGDGMQATRPIEGAAQRTALNALVAALRPTELAIPDTVLTLLGPRPFSYGPYVELFNSRTRPAFDELGAARTLAQMVADAVLQRERAARLIQFATRGSSQLTFGQTIDALTADWSNAERNESQKMKALRRVAQRAVADRMLMLASDKEAAPEVRAITELKMDALRKRGRSLGAAGSEAERAHWLSIAGDFARWIERQELPTPTPALRAPPGDPFGSDR, from the coding sequence ATGAAAGTTTTCCGAACCATTCTCTGTGTCGCTCCGCTCGCGCTTGCTTCTGCCTGCGCTTCCGCACCGCGCTCACCGGCGGCCTCAGCCCGCATGACGACCAGCGCTGACTCCGCCCGTCGTTTCGCGGCAAAGACGGGCGGCATGGACCGGCGTGATGGATTCATTCCCATTTACCTCGACGCGAAGCAGGGCAAGATCCTTCTCGACATTCCCCGTGATTCGATGCGTGCCCTCATGTTCGTCGGGCTCGCCACCGGCCTGGGCTCGAATCCCATTGGCCTCGACCGGGGGGCGGGCGGCGACTCGTACGTCACGCGCTTCGACCGCAACGGCAACAGTGTTCTGGTTGTCTTCGAGAACTGGAATTATCGCAGCTCGGCGATTGACAACCCTGCGCACGTGCGCACGGTCATGGAATCGTTTCCGCCAAGCACGACCGCCGCATTGCCGATCCTGGCCGAAGAGGGCGGAAGATTTCTGGTGGATGCGACTGATTTCTTCATGCGTGACTGGAACGATGTTGCCGGAACACTGGCCAGCAGCAACGAAGGCAGCTACAGCGTGGCCCGCGACAGATCGAGCATCTACCGCGCCTATACGCGGGCTTTTCCTGACAACAGCGAAGTGGATGTCGCACTGACATTCTCGACGACGGGGCGGCCAGGGCAGACGGTGGCTTCCATCGCGCCGGACGGAAGGTCGATAACGCTGAGACAACACATATCGTTCGTTCGGTTGCCTGATGCCGGTTATCGCCCTCGAGTGCTCGACCCGCGAACCGGATTTTTCGGAATCACGTTCAAGGACTATGCGCAACCAATCCAGAGCCCGCTGGACCAGCGATGGATTTCCCGGCACCGACTCGAACGGGTAAATCCGTCCGATCCGCGCAGCGCGATCAAGAATCCGATTGTCTACTATATAGATCGCGGCATTCCCGAGCCCGTGCGAAGCGCGACACGGGAAGGCGCGCTCTGGTGGACGCAGGCGTTTGACCAGGCGGGGCTGAAGGGCGCTTTTCGGGTTGAAGACCTGCCCGAAGGTGTCGATCCGCTCGACGCCCGGTACAACGTTGTCCAGTGGGAGAATCGCAACGAGCGCGGCTGGTCGATCGGCGGGTCGATGGGAGATCCGCGCACGGGAGAAATCCTGAAGGCCCAGGCCCGCATGGACAGTCATCGGGCACGCACTGATTACAACCTCTACGCAGGTCTGATGGGAGCTGACGCGGCGGCGGCCGACACCGCTTTTGTGCTTGCGCGCATCCGCCAGGTGACGGCCCACGAAATCGGTCACACGCTCGGCATTGCGCACAACTACATCGCGTCGACCAATGAGCGCGCATCAGTCATGGACTATCCGCCGCCGCGGGTGCGGCTGACGAAAGGTGGCAACATCGACATCTCGACCGCTTACGGCGTCGGGGCTGGCGCATATGACATTTTCGCGCTCCGCTGGGGATATGGCATCTTCCCTGTGGACACCGAGCGGGACTCGCTTCGGAGCATAGTTGCTGACGGGCTGAAGCGCGGAATGTTGTTCCTGTCCGATGCCGACGCGCGCCCGGATTTCGCGTCGGACCCGCGCACCAATCTGTGGGACGACGCTGCCAATGCTTCTGAATTCCTTCGCCATCAGATGGCTGTTCGACGGGTGGCGATGTCCCGGTTCGGAGAGCGAAATATCCGGGTTGGAGAGCCAATCGCGCTGCTTCAGGAACGCTTTGCTCCGGTCTACCTGATGCACCGCTTCGCCATCAATTCGCTCGCCAAGACTGTCGGCGGGATGGAGTACAGCAACGCCATACGCGGCGATGGAATGCAGGCTACGCGTCCGATCGAAGGTGCTGCTCAGCGCACGGCATTGAATGCGCTCGTCGCTGCACTTCGGCCGACGGAGCTTGCTATTCCCGATACCGTTCTGACACTACTCGGCCCACGTCCCTTTTCATACGGGCCCTACGTGGAGCTTTTCAACAGCCGCACCCGGCCCGCGTTTGACGAGTTGGGTGCTGCCCGCACGCTTGCACAGATGGTGGCCGACGCGGTGCTGCAGCGAGAGCGCGCAGCACGGCTGATTCAGTTTGCGACCCGCGGCAGTTCTCAGCTGACCTTCGGCCAGACGATCGATGCCCTTACCGCCGATTGGAGTAATGCTGAGCGGAATGAGTCGCAGAAGATGAAGGCGCTGCGTCGCGTGGCTCAACGTGCAGTAGCCGACAGAATGTTGATGCTCGCCTCCGACAAGGAGGCTGCGCCCGAGGTGCGCGCAATTACGGAGCTGAAGATGGACGCGCTGAGAAAACGCGGTCGTAGCCTCGGCGCTGCCGGTAGTGAAGCTGAGCGTGCGCACTGGCTGTCAATTGCTGGTGATTTCGCGCGGTGGATCGAGAGGCAGGAGCTACCGACACCGACGCCAGCTCTACGCGCGCCACCGGGAGATCCGTTCGGCTCGGATCGGTAG